A single Filimonas effusa DNA region contains:
- a CDS encoding DJ-1/PfpI family protein has protein sequence MNDSAREHRNPITHYSKPIEVGIFIFDEVEVLDFAGPFEVLSLAAENGAKCFHVCTIAVNNARVVARNGLQVLPDYSFDDEKHMDILIVPGGHGAQRERKNSAVIEWIKKVDKTTTITASVCTGALILAETKLLDNKKATTHWMYFNQVEEEYPAIEMIRNTKYVEDGKIITSAGISAGIDMSFFIVQKLLGKNVAVETAKRMEYDITFSADV, from the coding sequence ATGAACGACAGCGCCAGGGAACATAGAAACCCGATCACACATTATTCAAAACCCATAGAGGTTGGTATTTTTATTTTTGACGAAGTGGAAGTGCTGGATTTTGCTGGCCCTTTTGAGGTGCTTTCGCTTGCTGCTGAAAATGGTGCGAAGTGCTTTCATGTATGTACCATTGCGGTGAATAACGCCAGGGTAGTAGCAAGAAATGGACTTCAGGTGCTGCCTGATTATTCTTTTGACGATGAAAAACACATGGATATTCTCATTGTCCCCGGAGGCCATGGGGCACAGCGGGAACGTAAAAACAGCGCTGTCATTGAATGGATAAAAAAGGTCGATAAAACTACCACGATCACTGCCTCCGTTTGTACCGGGGCATTGATACTTGCAGAAACGAAGCTGCTGGATAATAAAAAGGCGACAACACACTGGATGTATTTCAATCAGGTAGAAGAAGAATATCCCGCCATTGAAATGATCAGGAATACCAAATATGTAGAAGATGGAAAGATCATAACATCCGCTGGCATCTCCGCCGGGATCGATATGTCATTTTTTATAGTGCAGAAATTGCTCGGCAAAAATGTAGCGGTAGAAACTGCAAAGAGAATGGAGTATGATATTACTTTCTCTGCAGATGTCTAG
- a CDS encoding alkene reductase has product MKLFQPYSSNALQLKNRIVMAPMTRARNPDGIPNEMNARYYQQRAAAGLIVTEGTAISDTAKGVLHIPGLYTSQQVEGWKLVTRAVHEQGSVIFTQLWHVGRVSHTSIQPNGAAPVGASDIPAATSYAWGYDESGKESFVNCSIPRALTTPEVRQVVHDFANAARNAIAAGFDGVELHGANGYLIEQFLNPFVNNRTDEYGGTIENRARFLLEAIDACIAEIGAAKTAVRLTPYGGMHEMPHYEELEATYAYLAKELQKRNIAFIHLMDQKSRGSFALPEDFLTRFRNNYNGVIILAGGLDKPRSEQLINEGLIDLAGFGEPFIANPDLVARLQNDWPLTPPDRNLHYGGAEYGYTSYSVYQ; this is encoded by the coding sequence ATGAAATTGTTTCAACCATATAGCAGCAATGCATTACAGTTAAAGAACAGGATCGTGATGGCGCCTATGACCCGTGCCCGCAACCCTGATGGTATTCCCAATGAAATGAATGCGCGCTACTACCAGCAAAGAGCCGCTGCAGGACTGATAGTAACAGAAGGCACAGCCATCTCCGACACTGCTAAAGGTGTATTGCATATCCCTGGCCTGTACACCTCGCAGCAAGTGGAAGGCTGGAAGTTGGTCACCCGCGCCGTTCACGAGCAAGGCAGTGTGATCTTCACCCAGCTCTGGCATGTGGGTCGTGTGTCTCATACCTCTATTCAGCCCAATGGCGCGGCGCCCGTAGGCGCTTCGGATATCCCTGCCGCCACATCCTACGCCTGGGGTTACGATGAATCAGGAAAAGAAAGTTTTGTGAACTGTTCTATCCCCAGAGCGCTAACCACCCCCGAAGTAAGACAAGTGGTGCACGACTTCGCCAATGCCGCCAGGAATGCCATCGCCGCCGGCTTCGACGGCGTAGAACTGCACGGCGCCAACGGCTATTTAATAGAACAGTTCCTGAATCCCTTTGTAAACAACCGTACCGATGAATACGGTGGAACTATTGAAAATCGCGCCCGCTTCCTGCTCGAAGCTATCGATGCCTGCATTGCAGAAATAGGAGCTGCTAAAACCGCTGTTCGCCTCACGCCTTATGGCGGCATGCACGAAATGCCGCATTACGAAGAGCTCGAAGCAACCTATGCCTACCTGGCCAAAGAGTTGCAAAAACGCAACATCGCTTTCATTCACCTGATGGATCAAAAATCCCGCGGCAGCTTCGCACTGCCAGAAGACTTCCTAACCCGCTTTCGCAACAACTACAATGGCGTTATCATCCTTGCCGGCGGCCTGGATAAACCAAGATCAGAACAGCTCATCAACGAAGGCCTGATAGACCTTGCCGGCTTCGGCGAGCCCTTTATCGCGAACCCCGACCTGGTAGCCCGCTTGCAAAACGACTGGCCTCTAACCCCACCCGATCGTAATCTACACTACGGTGGTGCTGAATATGGTTATACCAGCTATAGCGTCTACCAATAG
- a CDS encoding glycoside hydrolase family 28 protein, protein MNKNVFKIVLAALCLLSINVIIASVANKLSREVPVTEITIKAPFDMPRIKMPDFSRSPKFNITKYGAVHNDKQKTSEAIAKAIDAANKAGGGIVVIPAGEWLTGKLHLKSNVNLYLAKNAVLLFSDDPADYLPAVHTTWEGLECYNYSPLIYAYQCHNIAISGEGELKAKLDGWKDWMKRPPAHMASIKRLYNLAWECTPVKERQMVNDTAHLRPHFLQFNRCENISVTGITITNSPFWTIHPYLCRNVVLRNLNIYAHSHNNDGVDPEMSQNVLVENCIFDQGDDAIAIKSGRNPEGWRLKTPSKNIVIRNCTVKNGHQLLAVGSELSGGIENVWVDSCTVVDGAKLYHLLFIKTNERMGGYVKNIHFTNIAAGKIDEGILGIETDVLYQWRTLVPTYERRLTPISDIYLDNVSASEVKFVSRILGEQELPVEKVHLKNITAKKITDREYIHKNSNQVTIQPK, encoded by the coding sequence ATGAATAAAAATGTCTTCAAAATCGTATTGGCAGCGCTTTGTCTCCTGTCGATAAACGTCATAATCGCATCCGTAGCAAATAAGCTGTCCCGCGAAGTACCCGTAACAGAAATAACCATAAAGGCCCCGTTCGATATGCCGCGCATTAAAATGCCCGATTTCAGCAGGTCCCCTAAGTTCAATATTACAAAATATGGTGCAGTACATAACGATAAACAAAAGACCTCCGAAGCAATCGCCAAAGCGATCGATGCCGCGAATAAAGCCGGCGGCGGAATAGTGGTTATCCCGGCAGGAGAGTGGCTTACAGGTAAACTGCATCTCAAAAGCAACGTTAACCTCTATCTCGCCAAAAACGCCGTACTGCTGTTCTCCGATGATCCCGCCGATTACCTGCCTGCCGTTCACACCACATGGGAGGGACTGGAATGCTATAACTATTCACCTTTGATCTATGCTTACCAATGCCACAACATCGCCATCTCCGGCGAAGGAGAACTCAAAGCAAAACTCGATGGCTGGAAAGACTGGATGAAAAGACCACCCGCACACATGGCAAGCATAAAACGTTTGTACAACCTGGCCTGGGAATGTACTCCGGTAAAAGAACGGCAAATGGTGAACGATACCGCACACCTGCGTCCTCACTTCCTCCAGTTTAACCGCTGCGAAAACATCTCCGTAACAGGCATCACCATTACAAACAGCCCTTTCTGGACCATTCATCCTTATCTCTGCCGCAACGTAGTCTTAAGAAATCTCAACATCTATGCCCATAGCCATAACAACGATGGCGTCGATCCCGAGATGAGCCAGAATGTGCTGGTAGAAAACTGCATTTTCGACCAGGGCGACGATGCAATAGCCATAAAGTCTGGAAGAAATCCCGAAGGCTGGCGTTTAAAAACGCCTTCAAAGAATATCGTGATCCGCAATTGCACCGTAAAGAACGGACACCAGCTCCTGGCCGTAGGCAGCGAATTATCAGGAGGCATCGAAAATGTTTGGGTCGATAGCTGTACTGTTGTCGATGGCGCCAAACTCTACCACCTGCTTTTTATAAAAACAAATGAACGCATGGGCGGCTACGTGAAAAATATCCACTTCACGAATATTGCAGCCGGCAAAATAGACGAAGGTATCCTGGGTATTGAAACAGATGTGCTGTACCAATGGCGCACGCTGGTGCCTACCTACGAACGCCGCCTTACACCTATCAGCGATATCTATCTCGATAACGTGAGCGCCAGCGAAGTCAAATTCGTTTCAAGAATATTAGGCGAACAGGAACTGCCTGTCGAAAAAGTACACCTGAAAAATATTACTGCTAAAAAAATAACAGATAGGGAATATATTCACAAAAACTCAAACCAGGTAACCATTCAGCCCAAATGA
- a CDS encoding LysR family transcriptional regulator gives MLMNLEWLRTFKAIYEQETLTGAAQSLYISQPGVSLHLSSLEAYTGYKLFDRSAKKMVPTERGKVLYNFVLESLSRLEMAEQLFHKSTMIDRATISIGMCFETFQFTLERHISSLPFNVIIKFGEYPQMISDLDKGLLDLIITPQRGTQKNLEFKAFSKERIILVSGSKTNLKGFNTLLKNGKMEEAEQWLKQQVWYSTAADMEHMKKFWQQHFKRHVDFKPNYIVPNISSIVRCLSGGEGFSVIPDFLCREEIRSGRLKLAWEGDNIIENTLHFGTRKRTMYEREIAMIKEIFEKQPL, from the coding sequence ATGCTAATGAACCTGGAATGGCTGAGAACTTTTAAAGCCATCTATGAGCAGGAAACGTTAACCGGTGCGGCGCAGTCGCTTTATATTTCGCAGCCTGGTGTGAGTTTGCACCTGAGTTCGCTGGAGGCGTATACAGGGTATAAGCTTTTTGACCGGTCGGCGAAGAAGATGGTTCCTACCGAACGGGGTAAAGTGTTATATAATTTTGTACTGGAGTCGCTCAGCCGGCTGGAGATGGCAGAACAACTGTTTCATAAAAGCACGATGATAGACCGGGCTACGATAAGCATAGGGATGTGTTTCGAGACTTTCCAGTTTACCTTGGAGCGGCATATTTCTTCACTACCATTTAACGTGATCATCAAATTCGGAGAATATCCGCAAATGATCAGCGACCTGGACAAGGGGCTGCTGGATCTAATCATCACACCACAGCGAGGCACGCAAAAGAACCTGGAGTTTAAAGCGTTTTCTAAAGAGCGGATCATATTGGTAAGCGGATCGAAGACCAACCTGAAGGGATTCAACACTTTGCTTAAGAACGGCAAAATGGAGGAGGCGGAACAATGGCTAAAGCAGCAGGTATGGTATAGCACCGCGGCCGATATGGAACATATGAAGAAGTTCTGGCAGCAGCATTTCAAGCGGCATGTAGATTTCAAGCCCAACTATATTGTTCCCAATATCAGCTCCATCGTTCGATGTCTTAGCGGCGGCGAAGGCTTTTCGGTCATACCTGATTTCTTATGCCGTGAAGAGATACGTTCGGGCAGACTGAAGCTGGCCTGGGAGGGAGATAATATTATCGAGAACACATTACATTTCGGGACGCGCAAAAGAACGATGTACGAACGGGAGATAGCGATGATCAAGGAGATATTTGAGAAGCAACCTTTGTGA
- a CDS encoding glycosyl hydrolase 115 family protein: MLKSRMMQYSPALPSSFVNVFRRVAIALCFWLPTLTLPAQSFSFSKGKPVTIVYSPDAPELDAIVAHLLAKDLQAAMNIHAAITAGPVKAKGDLIVIGTAASRLVQSYLPQKTPVLQKLEGKWECYAWNIATNPSDPASKLFVIAGSDTRGTAYGVFALSEKLGVSPWSWWADVPVQPKQKLTITETGYCSTPPAVKYRGIFLNDEDWGLTPWSTFTYEPGIPLRGNAKGSIGPETYARIFELLLRLRANSIWPAMHESTTAFYLTPGNKEVADKYNIVVGTSHCEPLMRNSAVEWDLTQKGDYNYKTNKEGMLSYWEERLKELKNSENMFTIGLRGKHDGKMQGVNTPEENKTVLAQVLHDQRLLLQKYIDKDLTKIPQVFIPYKEVLDAYNDGLEVPGEVTLIWCDDNYGYLSHFPNEKEQARSGGNGIYYHASYWGRPHDYLWLGTANPALIYHQMQLAYEKKAREIWILNVGDIKPLEYQVELFMNMAWDIEKVRSQTPAGHLRQWLSREFGAVHAKKLLPVMQEYYRLAYVRKPEFMGNTRTEEKDPAYSVISDLPWNEMEIENRLSAYDTLSQTVQQIATEIPSASLPAFFELIQYPVQAATQMNRKLLYAQLARHGKANWQQSDRAYDSIISLTNKYASLLNGKWGRMMDCQPRKLPVFEKVQQTTAASPLPAYNKPACLLNGTDFISISKEQFKNKPIGLGYQGKALALKKATKVSCNLKAIAADSVLVELRLLPNHPVAGDELRFKVELNGAASSAISYKTHDRSEEWKENVLRNQAIRSIVLPVSRIKENLLTIEALDEGVVIDQVLIYHR; this comes from the coding sequence ATGCTTAAGTCCAGAATGATGCAATACAGTCCAGCTTTGCCCTCCTCATTTGTAAATGTCTTTCGTCGTGTAGCAATAGCACTTTGCTTTTGGCTGCCCACACTAACGCTTCCGGCGCAGTCGTTTTCGTTCTCTAAAGGAAAACCGGTGACAATAGTGTATAGCCCCGATGCGCCTGAACTCGATGCTATCGTTGCGCATCTGCTGGCAAAAGACCTGCAGGCCGCTATGAACATTCATGCTGCCATTACAGCCGGCCCCGTAAAAGCCAAAGGCGACCTTATTGTTATCGGTACAGCAGCATCCCGGTTAGTTCAAAGCTATCTCCCCCAAAAAACACCCGTTCTGCAAAAGCTGGAAGGGAAATGGGAATGTTACGCCTGGAACATCGCAACCAACCCTTCCGATCCCGCCTCAAAACTTTTTGTCATAGCCGGAAGCGATACAAGGGGCACAGCCTACGGCGTCTTTGCGCTTTCCGAAAAGCTCGGCGTCTCTCCATGGTCATGGTGGGCCGATGTGCCGGTACAGCCTAAACAAAAGCTTACGATTACCGAAACCGGGTATTGCTCAACTCCCCCTGCTGTAAAATATCGCGGCATCTTCCTTAACGATGAAGACTGGGGACTAACACCCTGGAGTACCTTCACCTACGAACCCGGCATTCCACTCAGGGGAAATGCAAAAGGTTCGATAGGCCCTGAAACCTATGCCCGCATCTTCGAACTTTTACTTCGCCTGCGCGCCAACAGTATCTGGCCTGCAATGCACGAATCCACAACAGCATTTTACCTTACACCTGGTAATAAGGAGGTCGCAGATAAATATAATATCGTTGTAGGTACCTCACATTGTGAACCCCTTATGAGAAATAGCGCTGTTGAATGGGATCTTACGCAGAAAGGAGATTACAACTATAAAACCAATAAAGAAGGAATGCTTTCCTATTGGGAAGAAAGGCTGAAAGAACTTAAGAATTCGGAAAATATGTTCACCATAGGCCTGCGCGGTAAACACGATGGCAAAATGCAGGGCGTGAATACACCCGAAGAAAATAAAACTGTTTTGGCACAGGTCCTCCACGATCAACGCCTGCTTCTCCAAAAGTATATCGATAAAGATCTCACAAAAATACCCCAGGTCTTTATCCCCTATAAAGAAGTGTTGGATGCTTACAACGATGGTTTGGAAGTGCCCGGTGAAGTAACGCTCATCTGGTGCGACGATAACTACGGTTATCTTTCGCATTTCCCAAATGAAAAAGAACAGGCGCGTAGCGGCGGCAACGGCATTTACTATCATGCCTCTTACTGGGGAAGGCCACACGACTATCTATGGCTAGGCACTGCAAACCCGGCATTGATCTATCACCAGATGCAACTGGCTTATGAGAAAAAAGCCCGCGAAATATGGATCCTAAATGTCGGTGATATCAAGCCGCTCGAATACCAGGTCGAACTATTTATGAACATGGCATGGGATATAGAAAAAGTGCGTTCACAAACCCCCGCAGGTCATCTCCGCCAATGGCTTTCACGGGAATTCGGAGCAGTGCATGCCAAAAAACTGTTGCCCGTAATGCAGGAATACTATCGTCTGGCATATGTCCGTAAGCCCGAGTTCATGGGTAATACAAGAACCGAAGAAAAAGATCCGGCTTATTCCGTTATCAGTGATTTGCCCTGGAATGAAATGGAAATTGAAAACAGGTTGAGTGCCTATGATACTTTATCTCAAACTGTACAGCAAATAGCAACGGAAATACCGTCAGCAAGTCTGCCTGCTTTCTTCGAACTGATTCAATACCCCGTACAGGCGGCAACACAAATGAACCGTAAACTCCTGTATGCCCAGTTGGCCCGCCACGGCAAAGCAAATTGGCAACAGTCCGATCGTGCTTACGATAGCATCATCTCCCTTACAAATAAATATGCTTCCCTGCTAAATGGTAAATGGGGGCGGATGATGGACTGCCAGCCCAGGAAATTACCCGTTTTCGAAAAAGTACAGCAAACAACAGCAGCATCCCCGCTGCCTGCATATAATAAACCAGCCTGTTTGCTAAACGGAACAGACTTTATCTCCATATCCAAAGAACAGTTCAAAAATAAACCAATTGGCTTGGGGTACCAGGGTAAAGCATTGGCATTAAAGAAAGCAACAAAAGTATCCTGTAACCTAAAAGCAATTGCTGCCGATTCAGTGCTGGTTGAATTGAGGCTTTTACCCAATCATCCTGTTGCGGGAGACGAACTGCGTTTTAAAGTAGAACTGAACGGTGCTGCTTCAAGCGCAATATCATATAAAACACACGACAGGAGCGAGGAATGGAAAGAGAATGTACTGCGTAATCAGGCCATCCGCTCAATAGTGCTGCCTGTAAGTCGCATAAAAGAAAATCTGTTGACAATAGAGGCCTTGGATGAAGGTGTGGTGATCGATCAGGTGCTTATTTACCACCGTTGA
- a CDS encoding alkene reductase: MLFTPYTLGHLSLPNRIVMPPMTRSRAAAGEVATPLMAEYYAQRASAGLLISEGTQISRQGQGYAWTPGMFAPEQIKGWQQVTEAVHRNGGRIFAQLWHVGRVSHTSLQPNGDAPVSPSAILAEGVKVFVDPHGNGPQAGAGEMIQHSMPRELTIPEIKAIVEEYAQAARNAIAAGFDGVELHGANGYLIEQFIDSQTNRRTDEYGGSLENRLRFLKEVTAAVADAIGKERVGVRQAPLTTLMGAIDDHPEETYIAAARILDEIGIAYIHIAEADWDNAPVMPVAFKEAYRKAFSGTLIYAGKYTLERAEEALQNNWADLIAFGRPFIANPDLPYRLQHNLPLNTPDRTSFFGGGANGYTDYPTYLPKEKATV, translated from the coding sequence ATGTTATTTACACCATATACGCTAGGTCATCTTTCCCTGCCCAACAGGATCGTAATGCCGCCCATGACCCGTTCCCGCGCCGCAGCAGGAGAAGTGGCAACGCCGCTGATGGCGGAATATTATGCCCAACGCGCCTCCGCAGGCCTGTTGATCTCCGAAGGAACCCAGATCAGCCGCCAGGGCCAGGGTTATGCCTGGACACCCGGTATGTTTGCGCCGGAGCAGATCAAAGGCTGGCAGCAGGTAACGGAGGCGGTACACCGCAATGGCGGCCGCATTTTCGCCCAACTCTGGCATGTAGGCCGCGTTTCCCACACCTCCTTACAGCCCAATGGCGACGCCCCCGTTTCTCCTTCCGCTATCCTTGCCGAGGGAGTGAAAGTTTTTGTCGATCCTCACGGTAATGGCCCGCAAGCCGGTGCCGGCGAAATGATCCAGCATTCGATGCCCCGCGAACTCACTATCCCGGAAATCAAGGCTATTGTCGAAGAGTATGCTCAGGCAGCCAGGAACGCCATTGCCGCCGGCTTCGATGGTGTAGAGTTGCATGGCGCCAATGGTTATCTCATAGAGCAGTTTATCGACTCTCAAACCAATCGTCGCACTGATGAATATGGTGGTTCCCTCGAAAACCGCTTACGCTTTCTGAAAGAAGTGACCGCCGCTGTAGCTGATGCTATTGGGAAAGAAAGGGTAGGGGTGCGCCAGGCGCCGTTAACAACCCTTATGGGCGCAATAGACGATCATCCCGAAGAAACCTATATCGCCGCCGCCCGCATTCTGGACGAGATTGGCATCGCCTATATCCACATAGCAGAAGCCGATTGGGATAATGCCCCGGTAATGCCTGTAGCCTTCAAAGAAGCCTATCGCAAAGCCTTCTCAGGTACATTGATCTATGCCGGCAAATACACGCTCGAAAGGGCAGAAGAAGCCCTGCAAAACAACTGGGCCGATCTTATTGCCTTTGGCCGTCCTTTTATCGCCAATCCCGATCTGCCTTACCGCTTACAGCATAACCTGCCGCTGAACACCCCGGATCGCACAAGCTTCTTTGGCGGAGGTGCCAATGGTTACACCGATTATCCAACCTATCTCCCCAAAGAAAAAGCCACAGTTTAA
- a CDS encoding chromate resistance protein ChrB domain-containing protein gives MKWITRERPKIDRIACPWLIKRFIDPEAEIIYVPFQEVLPQAEQLKATPFDIPGVEYTHYEGKCTFDYFLKKHRLNDPALNRMAAIIRGADTDRHDFAPQAAGLEAIFAGLADNIRDDHHLLDMGMTIYDGLYTWAKHLHHLKHTQAGPAEQMLLEIFNRYIRNKDNPKTPDWVMELRSLIQDQIDTNFSLTLKDLSKDLDVNPSYVSREFSKYFDNLSYGDYIRKLRIERSITLLKTSSYSLTEVAYLTGFSDQSHFTRIFKQQMGETPSEFKKKLLKGKKDSNS, from the coding sequence ATGAAGTGGATCACCCGTGAACGTCCGAAGATAGACAGGATAGCCTGCCCGTGGCTTATAAAACGTTTTATAGATCCTGAAGCAGAAATCATTTATGTGCCATTTCAGGAGGTACTACCACAAGCGGAGCAATTAAAGGCCACTCCGTTCGACATCCCGGGAGTGGAATATACTCATTATGAAGGCAAGTGTACGTTCGACTACTTTCTAAAAAAGCATCGTTTAAATGATCCGGCCCTTAACCGGATGGCGGCTATTATAAGAGGAGCTGACACTGACCGGCATGATTTTGCCCCCCAGGCTGCCGGCCTGGAAGCTATTTTCGCCGGGCTTGCCGATAATATCAGGGACGATCATCATTTGCTGGACATGGGCATGACCATATATGACGGTCTTTATACGTGGGCTAAACACCTGCACCATCTGAAACATACCCAGGCGGGCCCGGCAGAGCAAATGCTGTTAGAAATATTCAACAGGTACATTCGTAACAAAGACAACCCAAAAACACCTGACTGGGTAATGGAATTAAGATCGCTTATCCAGGATCAAATCGATACCAACTTCAGCCTTACGTTAAAGGATTTGTCGAAAGACCTCGATGTGAATCCATCGTATGTTTCCAGGGAGTTCTCCAAATACTTCGACAACCTATCGTATGGTGACTATATACGGAAATTGCGGATTGAACGTTCTATTACACTTCTTAAGACATCCAGTTATTCTCTCACGGAGGTAGCCTACCTTACCGGATTTTCGGATCAAAGTCATTTTACCCGCATTTTTAAGCAACAAATGGGAGAAACGCCTTCTGAATTCAAAAAAAAGCTATTAAAAGGTAAAAAGGATTCCAATAGTTAA